The following are encoded in a window of Sphingobium sp. AP49 genomic DNA:
- a CDS encoding M20/M25/M40 family metallo-hydrolase: MRHSIILLPLLCLAAPVAAQQPDDLNRVIDEGLNHSQVMQIAQHLTDDIGGRMTNSPQMRQAETWTADQFRQWGLSNVRKQGFRFGRGWWIAGSSVKMVSPRPIQLTAIPIAWTPPTNGVLSAPIIVAPMKKERDFDAWRGKLAGKIVLVSLPGTGDEPGEAAFQRLKGEDIEKLDRFEQPKNDPASLERLMKRLGFLRKLEAFLKAEGAVGWARQSYRDGKLLHGEGYDFGVNDTSALPGVEIAAEDYRRLARLAKTGPAPVLEINSDVRFDDSDVNAYNILADIPGSDPKAGYVMAGAHLDSWVAGDGAADNGAGSAMIMEAARILKSLGIKPKRTIRFALWSGEEQGLFGSMAYVDEYLATRAPGPKEEQGREEMYFRYKTRFPITPKPGYADLKAYFNIDNGSGKLRGLYAERNVAAVSLLREWLSPFASMGAGNVVSQPTDGTDHEYMQAIGVPGYQFIQDPLDYESRVHHSGIDTFDHLKAEDMRQGAVVLAGLLLQAANSDKTLPRMPLPTQPAVSDPFKYEDPALD, from the coding sequence ATGCGCCATTCCATCATCCTGCTGCCCTTGCTGTGCCTGGCTGCGCCGGTCGCCGCGCAGCAGCCCGACGATCTCAATCGCGTCATCGACGAAGGGCTGAACCACAGCCAGGTGATGCAGATCGCCCAGCATCTGACCGACGATATCGGTGGGCGCATGACCAACTCGCCGCAGATGCGGCAAGCGGAAACCTGGACCGCCGACCAGTTCCGCCAATGGGGCCTGTCCAATGTCCGCAAGCAGGGCTTCCGCTTCGGTCGCGGCTGGTGGATCGCCGGCTCATCGGTGAAGATGGTGAGCCCCCGCCCGATCCAATTGACCGCCATCCCCATCGCCTGGACGCCGCCGACCAATGGTGTGCTGAGCGCGCCGATCATCGTTGCGCCGATGAAGAAGGAGCGCGATTTCGACGCCTGGCGCGGCAAGCTCGCCGGCAAAATCGTGCTGGTGTCACTGCCCGGCACGGGCGACGAACCGGGCGAGGCCGCCTTCCAGCGGTTGAAGGGCGAGGATATCGAGAAGCTCGACAGGTTCGAGCAGCCCAAGAATGATCCGGCGTCGCTGGAGCGGCTGATGAAGCGGCTGGGCTTCCTCCGCAAGCTGGAGGCCTTCCTGAAGGCCGAGGGGGCGGTCGGCTGGGCACGGCAATCCTATCGCGACGGCAAGCTGCTGCATGGTGAGGGCTATGATTTCGGCGTCAACGATACGTCCGCGCTGCCCGGCGTCGAGATCGCGGCGGAGGATTATCGCCGTCTCGCTCGCCTCGCCAAGACCGGCCCGGCGCCGGTGCTGGAAATCAACAGCGACGTTCGTTTCGATGACAGCGACGTCAACGCCTACAACATCTTGGCCGATATCCCCGGCAGTGATCCCAAGGCCGGCTATGTCATGGCCGGCGCACATCTCGACAGCTGGGTCGCGGGCGATGGCGCGGCGGACAATGGCGCGGGCAGCGCGATGATCATGGAGGCTGCACGCATCCTCAAATCACTCGGGATCAAACCGAAGCGGACGATCCGCTTCGCGCTATGGTCGGGCGAGGAACAGGGGCTGTTCGGCTCCATGGCCTATGTCGACGAATATCTCGCCACCCGCGCACCGGGGCCGAAGGAGGAACAGGGGCGGGAGGAAATGTATTTCCGCTACAAGACCCGTTTCCCGATCACGCCCAAGCCCGGCTATGCGGACCTCAAGGCCTATTTCAACATCGACAATGGCTCGGGCAAGCTGCGCGGCCTCTATGCCGAACGCAATGTCGCGGCCGTCTCGCTGTTGCGCGAATGGCTGAGCCCCTTTGCCAGCATGGGCGCCGGCAATGTCGTGTCGCAGCCGACCGACGGCACCGACCATGAATATATGCAGGCGATCGGCGTGCCGGGCTACCAGTTCATCCAGGATCCGCTCGACTATGAAAGCCGGGTCCATCACAGCGGCATCGACACCTTCGATCATCTGAAGGCGGAGGATATGCGCCAGGGCGCAGTCGTCCTCGCCGGCCTGCTGCTGCAGGCGGCGAACAGCGACAAGACCCTGCCGCGCATGCCGCTGCCGACCCAGCCGGCGGTCAGCGATCCGTTCAAATATGAGGATCCGGCGCTGGATTGA
- a CDS encoding 2OG-Fe(II) oxygenase, with product MTPRPAPPMLRAMDLTDLDLHGAARLPALLSPDQCDAIVALWDQPHAFRKEVVMARHGYGRGRYRYFTYPLPEPVAALREALYPSLVEVANRWAAMLGSDALYPARHAEFLNQCALGGQDKATPLLLRYEAGDWNALHQDVYGATIFPLQAAILLSEPEADFTGGAFILTEQRPRMQSRPEMVPLRKGDAVIFPVRERPVMGTRGVHRVQMRHGVSRLLSGMRHTLGIIFHDAQS from the coding sequence ATGACGCCGCGCCCCGCGCCGCCCATGCTGCGCGCCATGGACCTGACCGACCTTGACCTGCATGGCGCCGCGCGCCTGCCTGCTCTGCTTTCCCCGGACCAGTGCGACGCGATCGTCGCGCTATGGGACCAGCCCCATGCCTTCCGCAAGGAGGTGGTGATGGCGCGTCATGGCTATGGCCGGGGGCGCTATCGCTATTTCACTTACCCATTGCCCGAGCCGGTCGCCGCGCTGCGCGAGGCACTCTATCCGTCGCTGGTAGAGGTCGCCAATCGCTGGGCGGCGATGCTGGGGAGCGATGCGCTCTACCCCGCCCGTCACGCCGAATTCCTGAACCAGTGCGCGCTCGGCGGCCAGGACAAGGCGACGCCCTTGCTGCTGCGCTATGAGGCGGGCGACTGGAATGCGCTGCATCAGGATGTCTATGGCGCGACCATCTTCCCGTTGCAGGCGGCGATCCTGCTGTCGGAGCCGGAAGCGGACTTCACCGGCGGCGCCTTCATCCTGACCGAGCAACGCCCGCGCATGCAGTCGCGGCCCGAAATGGTGCCGCTGCGCAAGGGCGATGCCGTGATCTTCCCGGTGCGCGAGCGGCCGGTGATGGGCACGCGCGGCGTCCACCGGGTGCAGATGCGCCATGGCGTCAGCCGGCTCCTGTCCGGCATGCGCCACACGCTGGGCATCATCTTCCACGACGCCCAGAGCTAG